From one Anabas testudineus chromosome 18, fAnaTes1.2, whole genome shotgun sequence genomic stretch:
- the LOC113157572 gene encoding C-C motif chemokine 3-like, which translates to MKNNHILLLCILGAALVSSVVCYSGPIPDDCCFEYYPKRLKLNRISSYYKTDNRCAKPAVILVTKRSQRICVDPKASWVQKMMTAVDEKYF; encoded by the exons ATGAAGAACAATCACATCCTCCTGCTCTGCATCCTGGGAGCTGCACTGGTTTCCTCGGTGGTCTGCTACA GTGGTCCTATTCCTGACGACTGTTGCTTTGAATATTACCCCAAAAGGCTGAAACTAAACCGCATCAGCTCATATTACAAGACTGATAACCGATGCGCCAAGCCTGCAGTCAT TCTGGTGACAAAAAGGTCTCAGCGTATCTGTGTGGATCCCAAAGCCTCCTGGGTTCAGAAAATGATGACAGCTGTGGATGAAAAATACTTCTGA
- the ccdc96 gene encoding coiled-coil domain-containing protein 96, translated as MDGELEQGENEVKNDTERKTAEEGVPAEILTSDHQEGIKTSEELPVEAVTSKPGEMDGDELQGEDDITTRSHLEIKLSEVNEQPVSHEESAVFEINSSDDNEHHRLHVEGWQREPTAPAQGEEEDAGDADGEDVSYEECTNLLQELCEERDKAMQRSGELQMKLAEYLRKKAGDDALPEIQESEQVYEKSISILTELKQQLAAESETVQQQAEELRLQSQEKLDKVETEWQAFMALKQDVAVTVLSRSLGKQAAQAKVESALAVEQLRQDQLIKLRLKHIKLSAKIDRLETELQDEVERGRDTLQLQFEQLQAERLEQKKHIEKQSEELFKLQKKMSSSLEILSNVKEKMCWIQMEVQAKREQLAELEAMVARMRDLLTRTKQAGNSLQRDNQRLKERRGLLGNRVLLQDFEDTVDAADHLEEQLQSLKRRQAEIVFSCGRWQKPETSGLD; from the exons ATGGATGGAGAGTTAGAACAAGGAGAAAATGAGGTGAAGAatgacacagagaggaagacagcAGAGGAGGGTGTCCCAGCTGAAATCCTTACATCAGATCACCAAGAAGGTATAAAAACTTCAGAGGAACTTCCTGTGGAAGCCGTCACCTCCAAGCCcggagagatggatggagacGAGCTCCAAGGTGAAGACGACATCACCACAAGGAGCCATTTGGAAATAAAGTTGAGTGAAGTCAATGAGCAGCCAGTGTCCCACGAGGAGAGTGCTGTTTTTGAGATCAACAGCAGTGATGACAATGAGCACCACAGATTGCATGTTGAGGGCTGGCAGAGAGAGCCCACTGCTCCTGCACAGGGGGAAGAAGAGGATGCTGGGGATGCGGATGGAGAAGACGTCAGCTATGAAGAGTGCACAAATCTGCTCCAGGAGCTGTGTGAGGAGAGGGACAAAGCCATGCAGCGGAGTGGCGAGCTGCAGATGAAGCTGGCGGAGTACCTCCGCAAGAAGGCCGGGGACGATGCCCTGCCGGAGATTCAGGAGTCAGAGCAGGTGTATGAGAAGTCCATCAGCATCCTGACTGAGCTGAAACAGCAGCTGGCCGCTGAGTCGGAGACAGTCCAGCAGCAGGCAGAGGAGCTGAGGTTACAGTCCCAAGAGAAGCTGGACAAG GTGGAAACCGAATGGCAAGCATTCATGGCGCTGAAGCAGGATGTAGCTGTGACAGTGCTAAGCCGAAGCCTGGGCAAACAAGCCGCTCAGGCCAAAGTGGAGTCGGCCCTAGCAGTGGAGCAGCTTCGGCAGGACCAGCTGATCAAGCTGCGGCTTAAGCACATCAAGCTGAGTGCCAAGATTGACAGGCTGGAAACAGAACTCCAAGACGAAGTTGAGCGTGGCAGGGACACCCTGCAGCTCCAGTTTGAACAGCTGCAGGCTGAGAGACtggaacagaaaaaacacatagAGAAGCAAAGCGAGGAGTTGTTCAAGCTGCAGAAGAAGATGAGCAGCAGCTTGGAG ATCCTATCAAACGTAAAGGAGAAGATGTGCTGGATCCAGATGGAGGTCCAGGCCAAGCGGGAGCAGCTGGCAGAGCTGGAGGCCATGGTAGCCAGGATGAGAGACCTCCTGACCAGGACAAAGCAGGCAGGCAACAGCTTGCAGAGAGACAACCAGAGGCTGAAGGAGCGCCGTGGACTGCTGGGGAACAGGGTGCTGCTGCAGGACTTTGAGGACACTGTGGATGCTGCAGACCACCTGGAGGAACAACTGCAGAGTCTAAAGCGCCGGCAGGCTGAGATTGTCTTCAGTTGTGGCAGGTGGCAAAAGCCAGAGACAAGTGGCTTGGACTGA
- the tada2b gene encoding transcriptional adapter 2-beta, whose protein sequence is MADLGKKYCVNCLADVTNLRLRCTDCPDIELCPECFSAGAEIGNHRRWHGYQQVDGGRFSLWGPEAEGGWTSREEQSLLDAIEQYGFGNWEDMAAHVGASRTPQEVMEHYVTMYIHGNLGKACIPDSIPNRVTDHTCPSGGPLSPSLTTPLPPLDISLVEQQQLGYMPLRDDYEIEYDQDAEKLISGLSVNYDDEDVEIEMKRAHVDMYVRKLRERQRRKNIARDYSLVPVFLGRDKKDKEKEKPGPLGVVCTAGVVGGAGVGGGALGSGSITGAGAGSVPSTPKRKITKEEKEQRIRLRGLCQFMAHREFEDFFENMHKERVLRAKVRELQRYRRNGITRLEESAEYEAARHKREKRKENKSVVTSKRGSGGGGGLGSGMGLGGGAGGGGGIAGGLGVGGGIKEEGKDGEFAAIENLTGFELLSDREKVLCNSLNLSPARYLTVKTIIIKDHLQKRQGIPAKSRLPSYLDKVLKKRILTFLTESGWISRDAS, encoded by the exons ATGGCCGACCTGGGGAAGAAGTACTGCGTTAACTGCCTTGCGGATGTTACAAACCTGCGGCTTCGCTGCACAGACTGCCCCGATATCGAGCTGTGCCCGGAGTGCTTCTCGGCGGGAGCAGAGATCGGCAATCACCGGAGATGGCACGGCTACCAGCAGGTCGACGGCGGTCGGTTCTCTCTCTGGGGTCCCGAGGCAGAGGGAGGATGGACCAGCAGGGAAGAGCAGTCGCTACTCGATGCCATCGAGCAGTATGGATTTGGAAACTGG GAGGACATGGCCGCTCATGTGGGAGCATCCCGTACTCCTCAGGAAGTCATGGAGCACTATGTCACCATGTACATCCATGGAAACCTGGGTAAGGCCTGCATCCCAGACAGCATTCCCAACCGGGTAACTGACCACACCTGCCCAAGCGGTGGCCCCCTGTCGCCCAGTCTGACCACCCCTCTGCCCCCGCTGGACATCAGTCTggttgagcagcagcagctgggctACATGCCGCTGCGTGACGATTATGAGATTGAATATGATCAGGATGCAGAGAAGCTCATTAGCGGGCTGTCTGTGAACTATGATGACGAGGATGTGGAAATTGAGATGAAGCGTGCGCACGTGGACATGTATGTACGCAAGCTAAGAGAACGCCAGCGTCGTAAGAACATCGCTCGAGACTACAGCCTTGTGCCTGTGTTCCTGGGCCGAGACAAGAAGGACAAGGAGAAGGAAAAACCTGGGCCCCTGGGAGTTGTATGTACTGCTGGTGTTGTTGGTGGAGCAGGAGTTGGTGGGGGTGCATTAGGATCAGGCTCTATAACGGGAGCAGGTGCAGGTTCTGTTCCAAGTACAcccaaaagaaaaataaccaaggaagagaaggagcagcGGATCAGGCTGCGGGGGCTCTGCCAGTTCATGGCCCATCGGGAGTTTGAGGACTTCTTTGAGAACATGCATAAAGAACGTGTGCTGAGGGCCAAGGTACGTGAGCTGCAGCGCTACCGCCGCAATGGCATCACCCGTCTGGAGGAGTCTGCCGAGTACGAAGCAGCTCGGCATAAGCGGGAGAAACGTAAGGAGAACAAAAGTGTGGTCACCTCCAAACGGggcagtggaggaggaggcgggcTTGGCTCCGGGATGGGACTcgggggtggagctggagggggaggaggaatTGCTGGAGGGTTAGGGGTTGGAGGCGGAATCAAAGAAGAGGGTAAAGATGGCGAGTTTGCTGCCATCGAAAATTTGACGGGCTTTGAGCTGCTGTCAGACAGGGAGAAAGTGCTGTGTAACTCTCTCAACCTGAGCCCGGCACGCTACCTCACTGTCAAAACCATTATCATCAAAGATCACCTGCAGAAAAGGCAAGGCATCCCGGCCAAGAGCCGGCTGCCTAGCTACCTGGACAAGGTGCTCAAGAAGCGCATTCTCACTTTCCTCACAGAAAGTGGCTGGATATCCCGAGACGCGTCTTAG
- the grpel1 gene encoding grpE protein homolog 1, mitochondrial, whose translation MASWCVRAVRQSYSLVVSPALVRASPRLLCTATQQKNGQRSEEEAEKPEQNSAEKVLMEEKTQLEEQLKEMTEKYKRALADTENLRTRSQKMIEDAKLYGIQGFCKDLLEVADILEKATESVPKEEVTSQNPHLKNLYDGLVMTEVQIQKVFTKHGLVKLNPDGQKFDPYEHEALFHAPVEGKEPGTVAIVTKVGYKLHGRTLRPALVGVAKAP comes from the exons ATGGCGAGCTGGTGTGTTCGTGCTGTGAGACAGAGCTACTCACTTGTAGTTTCTCCAGCGCTAGTAAG AGCATCACCGCGATTGCTGTGCACGGCCACCCAGCAGAAGAATGGTCAGAGGTcggaggaggaggcggagaagCCGGAGCAGAATTCAGCAGAGAAAGTCCTGATGGAGGAGAAGACccagctggaggagcagctcAAGGAAATGACG GAAAAGTACAAGCGGGCCTTGGCAGACACAGAAAACCTCAGGACGCGGAGCCAGAAGATGATAGAAGATGCTAAACTATACG GGATCCAGGGCTTCTGCAAGGACCTGCTGGAGGTGGCCGACATCTTGGAGAAGGCCACAGAGAGCGTGCCCAAGGAGGAGGTGACGAGCCAGAACCCTCACCTGAAGAACCTGTACGATGGCCTGGTGATGACTGAGGTCCAGATCCAGAAGGTGTTCACCAAGCACGGCCTGGTCAAACTCAACCCCGACGGCCAGAAGTTTGACCCCTATGAGCATGAGGCCCTCTTCCACGCCCCTGTCGAGGGCAAGGAGCCTGGCACTGTTGCCATAGTAACTAAAGTGGGCTACAAGCTTCATGGCCGCACCCTCAGGCCAGCATTGGTGGGTGTGGCTAAAGCCCCCTAG